In the Rubrivivax gelatinosus IL144 genome, AACCGCGCCGTCGCGGTGGCGATGCGCGACGGCCCCGAGGCCGGCCTGGCCTTGCTGCGGCCGCTGCTGCCGCAACTGCCCGCCTACCCCGCCGCGCCGGCTGCTGCCGCGGAGCTGTGCCGCCGCGCCGGCCTGCTCGACGAAGCACGACGGCACTACCGCGACGCCGTCGCGCTGGCACGCCAGGCGCCCGAACGCGACTTCCTCGCCGCACGGCTGGCGGCGCTGTGCGGTTGAAACAAGTCGTCAGCGGCTGTCGATATCGCCGCCCCCCGTTCGACCAGTGGAGACCGGCTTGCCGGTTTCACCACCCCGAACCAGGAGACGACATGGCCACCACGCTCACCCCCTACCTCAGCTTCCCGGGCAACACGCGCGAGGTTTTCGCGTTCTACGCCCAGGCGCTGGGCGGCACGATCGAGGCGATGATGACCCACGGCGAGATGCCGCCCCCGCCCGACGACCAGCCGGCGCCCGAAGGCTGCGGCTTCGCGCCGCCGCCGGCCGACTCGATCATGCACGCCTGCCTGCGGCTGCCCGACGGCGCCCGGCTGATGGCCGGCGACGCACCACCGGGCATGCCGTTCGACGGCGTCAAGGGCGTGATGCTGGCGCTGCAGTACGACACGGTGGCCGAGGCCGAACGCGTGTTCGCCGCGCTGGCCGAAGGCGGCAGCGTCACGATGCCGCCGGCGCCCACCTTCTGGGCGCGGAGCTTCGGCATGCTGACCGACCGCCACGGCATCGCCTGGGCCGTCAACGGTGAGCCGATCGCCATCGCCTGAATCACAAGCCCCACCAGGAGACGACCGTGACCGAGACCGCTACCCCCGCCGCCGCGGCCGCCGACGACCGCGACCTCGTCATCACGCGCGACATCGCCGCCAGCCCGGCGGCGCTGTTCCGCTGCTGGACCGACCCGGCGCTGATCCCGCGCTGGTTCTGCCCGCCGCCGTGGACCGTCAGCCATGCCGAGACCGACCCGCGCCCGGGCGGCGCCAGCCTGATCGTGATGCGCGGCCCCGAAGGCCAGGAGATGCCCAACCCGGGCGTCTACCTGGAAGTCGTGCCGGGCCGGCGCATCGTCGCCACCGACGCCTATGTCCGTGCCTGGGAGCCCGCGGCCAAGCCCTTCATGACGTTGATCCTCGAGTTCGAGGATCTCGGCGACGGCCGCACGCGCTACACGGCGACCGCCCGCCACTGGAGCGCCGAGGACCGCGAGACGCATCGCAGGATGGGCTTCCACGAAGGCTGGGGCATCGCCACCGACCAGCTCGCGGCGCTGGCGGCCACGCTCTGAGGAGGCGGCGATGAAGTACCTGTGCCTCGTCTACCTGGACGCCGAACACTGGAACGCCTGCCCCGACGCCGACTGCGCCGACTACGCGCGCGAGCTGGCCGACAGCGGCCGCATGCTGGCCGCCGAGCCGCTGCACGGCACGCACACCGCGACCACGGTGCGCGTGCGCAACGGCCAGGTCAGGCTGTTCGACGGCCCGTTCGCCGAGACCCGCGAGATGCTCGCCGGCTTCTACCTCGTCGACGCGAAAGACCTGAACGAAGCGATCCGCATCGCCGCCGGCATCCCGCCGGCGCGACACGGCAGCGTCGAGGTGCGGCCGGTGAGGGAGTTGCAGGTCGCGCCCGTCGCGCAGAAGAGATGAGGCGGCATTGGCCGCCCGTGCCGCTCAGTGAGTAGAGGCGGAACGGCCCTCCGCGGCGCTTTGCCGGAGCAGGCCCGCCGTCGTGTCCTTCTCCAGCCGGCCCAGCGGCGGGATCACCAGCGTCGTGTACTCGGCGTACTGGGCGTCGGGCAGGTCACGCAAGGCCAGGCGCTGCATGCGCGGCTGCTCGATCGGCAGCCACGCCGCTTCGTAGAGGATCACTTCGTGCTCCGGCGGGTACCAGCGCAGCAGCTTGTCCACCAGCGCCTTCAGGCCCTCGCGCTCGGCATGAAAGCGTGCACATGTGAGGTCGCCGGCCAGCGCCACCTGCCACAGCAGCACCAGGCCGGCGCTGTCGATGCGGCGGTCGTAGACCAGGAAGTGCGTCGCTTCCATCGACTGCACGCCGCGCCGGCCCGGGTCCAGACCGAGGTCGGCGTACAGGCAGGCTTCGGCCGAGATGCCCGGTTCCATGCGCGCCGGGATGCCTTCGGCGCGTGCCTTGCGCACCACCACGTGCGGCACGTCGGCGAACACGCCCGGGTGGCCGTAGAACACGGCGCAGACGCGCTTGCCGGCACGCACCTCGGTCATGATCCGCTCGTCGATCTCGCGATAGGTCTCGCGCCGGTCCTTGCCCGGCGCGTAGTGCAGACCGAGGTTGATCGCATCCGGCCGCAGGCTGCTGATCATCGCCAGCGCCATCGGGTTCACCAGGCAGAACACCCGCTCGGCCTCGCGGATCTCCGACAGGCAGCGCTCGCTGGCGTGGCGGCCGAAATCGATGCCGCTGCCCACCACCACCAGGCTGGCCGGCCCGCTCTTGCGCGGCTCGTGGCCGCCGGCACGCACCACGCGGTTGCGCCCGGCGTGTTTGGCACGGTAGAGCGCCTGGTCGGCCTCATGCACCAGTTGCTCCAGCGTGCTCGCTTGTTCGTTGGCTTCGCAGATGCCGGAGCTGATGCTGAAGTGCACCGTCCTGCCGAAGACGGTGATCGGCTCGATGCGCTCGCGCAAGCGCTGCAGCAGCGCCTCGGCATGCGGGGCATCGCCCTCGACGAGGATCATGAACTCGTCGCCGCCGCTGCGTCCGGCGATGCCGCCTTCGCCCACGACCTCGGCGATCCAGGTCCCGAGCGAGCGCAGCGTTTCGTCGCCGGCGGCGTGACCGAAGTGGTCGTTGACGCCCTTGAAGCGGTCGACGTCGGCGACGATCGCGGTGAACGGCCGCCCCCGCTTGCGCGCCGCGGCGAAGGCCGCTTCGCCGAGCTTGTGCACCTGCTGGTAGTTGTAGAGGCGGGTCAGGCCGTCGTGTTCGGACTGCCAGCGGTAGCGCCGACGCTCGAGTGCGGTATGCCGCAGCAGCGCCGTCAGCAGGATCGCGGCCAGCAGCAGGCCACCGATGCCTCCCCACAGCAGCCACTGCCGGCGCTCTGCCGCGGTGACCTGCAGCGTCGCCAGTTCCTTCTCGGCCTGCAGCAGCGCGATCTGCTGCTCCTTCAGGCGGGTGTCGAACTGCACCTGCAGAAAGGCCAGCCGGCGCTCGCGCGCCTCGCTCTCGGCCGACGCCGACGCCGTCGCCGGGGCGGCTCTCTTGTAGTGCGCCAGGGCCTCGGCGAACTCGCCACGCTTCTCGGCCAGGCGCGCCAGGAGGCCTTCCGTTTCCGCCACCGCCGAATCGGCATTCCGGCCGCGGTAGTAACGCAGGATATCGGTCAGCAGCTTGCCGGCACGGTCCAGGTCACGTCCCGAGTCGATCAGGCTGCCCGCCAGCGCCTGGCGCGAGTCCCACTGGCCAGCGGCGTAGCCGGCCTTCTCGTACTCCGCCAACGCCTGGCCAAACCAGCGCAAGGCCTCGCCATGCAAGCCCTGCGCGGCCAGCATCCTGCCGACCCCGTACTTGCCGTTGGCGGCGAACACCATGTCGCCAGCGCGCGTGCAGGCCTCGATCTGCCGCCGATGCCAATGTTCGGCGTCCCGGAACCGGCGCGAAAGCTCCTCGGCCGTCGCGATGTGGGTCAAAGCCATGCACCGGCCATGGCCGTCGCCTCGCTCTTCGACCAACGAGAGCTCGCGCATTGCGAGTTCGCGCGCTTTGCCGGTTTCGCCGACCAAGGAGTACACGTAGCTGGCGACGCCCAACAGACGCGCCGACTCTTCTGGCGCCTCGTCCAGATAGCCGAGCGCCTCGTCGAGCCAGGTGAACGCCCGTACCCATTGCTCGACGTTCGCCGCGACGCTGATTGCGGTGCTATAGGCGCGAACGCGCAGTGCAGCGGGAAGCGGCGAATCCTGAAGCAACGCGCTCAACCCTTGGATCGCGCCGCTCTCGTCGCCCGACAGTGCGAGCATTCGCAGCCGCACGAACTCCACCCGCTGCCGCTGCTCGCGGCTCAGCGCCTCCAGTCGCGGGGACAGCGCCTGGATGTTGTCAGTGGTCTGCCGCCAGTTCGCAGTGGCGCCCAGACGCTCGATCTCGGCGACCTGCGGTTCCAGCGCCTCGCCGGCAAACGCAGGACCGCCGACGAGCGCAAACCACAAAGACGCAACGAGCCAGGATGCACGCATGCCGGCCCCAATGCCCTAGAAAGCCTAGTTGTCGTAGGCGTGGATGAGGTGATTGGTCGCGAACTGCCCGTCTTGCAGCCCGGTGAGGCGCTTGATCGCTTCGTAGTCCTTGTTCAGCAGCGCAGCGCTCTCTTCGGCGGACAGACCGAAGCGGCTGATCACCGCCTGCGGGTTCTGCTCGTACTCGCTGCTCAACGCAGCATCACTGCCCAGCTTCCTCATCAGGTCAAGCAGCTTCGACATGTCGCCCGTTCCTCTTCTTGATGATCGAAAACGTGATCCAGCCGTTTCGCGGACCGGATCGACCGATGACGGCTCGGCCGCCGGACGCTGCCCTGTCGGGCCCACGCACGGGTGACGAACCTAGCATAGAGGTCGACACGCCCCGGCTCACCCGGGTCAGCCGGGCAGCCGAGGCCGGCGCCCAGGCCGCCCGGGGCGTGACAAGTCGTGCGGAATGCCTCGTTGCCCTGTCTGCTGCGTGCAACGCGGGCCTGCCACGAGGCCGGCATCCGGCGCCCTCGCGACGACCTGGACCTAGGCCCTCGCCTCGTCCGTGTCCCCGGCGACGCACACCCGGTTGCCGCCGGCCCGCTTGGCGCGATACATCGCCTCGTCGGCGCGGTCGATGAGCGGGTCGGCCTCTTCGCCGTCTTTCGGATAACCGACGAGGCCGATGCTGGGCGACACCAGGACGGCGTTTCCGGCGACGTCGAAGGGCTCGCACAGCGCCGCACGGATCTTCTCGGCCACCAAGGCCGCGTCCTCGGGCGCGTGCAGCTGGGCGAGCAGCACGACGAACTCGTCGCCGGCCATGCGGCCGACGGTGTCGGACGCGCGCACGCAGTGCTTCAGGCGCTGCGCCACCTGCTGCAGCAGGCCGTCGCCGACGGCGTGGCCGAAACGGTCGTTCACCGGCTTGAAGTCGTCGAGGTCCAGGTACATCAGCGCCAGGCCCGTGCCGTCGCGCCGCGCGCGTGCCAGCGCCATCGCGACGCGGTCGCGCACCAGGTTGCGGTTGGGCAGATCGGTCAGCGCGTCGTGCTGGGCCACGTGCTGCAGCCGCAGCTGCCCCTGCTTGCGCTCGATGGCGTCGGCGATCTGCGCCGACACGAACTTCAGCAGCTCGACGTCGGCCTGGCCGTACCGCACCTCGGGCGAATGGCTCTTCACGAGCAGCGCGCCGATGACACCGTGCGCGACGCCGAGCGGCACGCCCAGCCAGTCGACCGGCGTGCGCACGGGCTGCGCGGGGTCCACGGCATCGTGGCTGACCAGCCGCTCCTTGCCGCCGCGGATCAGCTCGGTGCACAAGGTCTCGGCGTCCAGCGTGCCCGGCTCCAGCGGCGCACGGTCCTGGTCGACGAAATACGGGAAGCTCAGCCAGTCGCCGGCGGCGTCGTACAGCGCGACGAAGAAGTTCTTCGCCGGCAGCAGCCCGTCGATGATGCGGTGGATCTGCGCGAACAGCGCCAGCAGGTCCTCGGCCGCGTGCGC is a window encoding:
- a CDS encoding YciI family protein, whose product is MKYLCLVYLDAEHWNACPDADCADYARELADSGRMLAAEPLHGTHTATTVRVRNGQVRLFDGPFAETREMLAGFYLVDAKDLNEAIRIAAGIPPARHGSVEVRPVRELQVAPVAQKR
- a CDS encoding SRPBCC family protein, which produces MTETATPAAAAADDRDLVITRDIAASPAALFRCWTDPALIPRWFCPPPWTVSHAETDPRPGGASLIVMRGPEGQEMPNPGVYLEVVPGRRIVATDAYVRAWEPAAKPFMTLILEFEDLGDGRTRYTATARHWSAEDRETHRRMGFHEGWGIATDQLAALAATL
- a CDS encoding sensor domain-containing protein: MEPLDRAFLANVLDLMLDAVCVVDTEGRFVFVSAAGERIFGYPPEEMIGRPVIGFVHPDDRERTLVAVAEIVAYQHKPIFENRYVRKDGRVVHIMWSARWSPLDGVRVAVARDVTARKRAEAMQAALYAISEAAHAAEDLLALFAQIHRIIDGLLPAKNFFVALYDAAGDWLSFPYFVDQDRAPLEPGTLDAETLCTELIRGGKERLVSHDAVDPAQPVRTPVDWLGVPLGVAHGVIGALLVKSHSPEVRYGQADVELLKFVSAQIADAIERKQGQLRLQHVAQHDALTDLPNRNLVRDRVAMALARARRDGTGLALMYLDLDDFKPVNDRFGHAVGDGLLQQVAQRLKHCVRASDTVGRMAGDEFVVLLAQLHAPEDAALVAEKIRAALCEPFDVAGNAVLVSPSIGLVGYPKDGEEADPLIDRADEAMYRAKRAGGNRVCVAGDTDEARA
- a CDS encoding diguanylate cyclase; amino-acid sequence: MRASWLVASLWFALVGGPAFAGEALEPQVAEIERLGATANWRQTTDNIQALSPRLEALSREQRQRVEFVRLRMLALSGDESGAIQGLSALLQDSPLPAALRVRAYSTAISVAANVEQWVRAFTWLDEALGYLDEAPEESARLLGVASYVYSLVGETGKARELAMRELSLVEERGDGHGRCMALTHIATAEELSRRFRDAEHWHRRQIEACTRAGDMVFAANGKYGVGRMLAAQGLHGEALRWFGQALAEYEKAGYAAGQWDSRQALAGSLIDSGRDLDRAGKLLTDILRYYRGRNADSAVAETEGLLARLAEKRGEFAEALAHYKRAAPATASASAESEARERRLAFLQVQFDTRLKEQQIALLQAEKELATLQVTAAERRQWLLWGGIGGLLLAAILLTALLRHTALERRRYRWQSEHDGLTRLYNYQQVHKLGEAAFAAARKRGRPFTAIVADVDRFKGVNDHFGHAAGDETLRSLGTWIAEVVGEGGIAGRSGGDEFMILVEGDAPHAEALLQRLRERIEPITVFGRTVHFSISSGICEANEQASTLEQLVHEADQALYRAKHAGRNRVVRAGGHEPRKSGPASLVVVGSGIDFGRHASERCLSEIREAERVFCLVNPMALAMISSLRPDAINLGLHYAPGKDRRETYREIDERIMTEVRAGKRVCAVFYGHPGVFADVPHVVVRKARAEGIPARMEPGISAEACLYADLGLDPGRRGVQSMEATHFLVYDRRIDSAGLVLLWQVALAGDLTCARFHAEREGLKALVDKLLRWYPPEHEVILYEAAWLPIEQPRMQRLALRDLPDAQYAEYTTLVIPPLGRLEKDTTAGLLRQSAAEGRSASTH
- a CDS encoding VOC family protein, producing the protein MATTLTPYLSFPGNTREVFAFYAQALGGTIEAMMTHGEMPPPPDDQPAPEGCGFAPPPADSIMHACLRLPDGARLMAGDAPPGMPFDGVKGVMLALQYDTVAEAERVFAALAEGGSVTMPPAPTFWARSFGMLTDRHGIAWAVNGEPIAIA